From Lucilia cuprina isolate Lc7/37 chromosome 4, ASM2204524v1, whole genome shotgun sequence:
ATggtaaattttcacaaaacaaaTGGAATGATAGGAAAAATTCCGACTCCAGACAAGATTTCAAACATAAAATGGTTAATACTAATGTAGAGGAAAATCTACATCCTTCCTGGGCAGCCAAACAAAAGTTAAAACCGGTTATAACAGGATTCCAAGGTAAAAAGATAACATTCGGAGATGAAGATGACAATGGTAAACAAACACAACagcaaacatttaataaaacacaaacCCCTAAAAACGTTAAATCTGAACAGGATCTGCATCCCTCCTGGGCTGCCAAGCAAAAACTTAAACCTGCCATAACAGCCTTCCAAGGCAAGAAAATCACTTTTGATAATGATGAATAAAAGTtagttgtgatttttttttttcaaacaaaaaacgtttttttatttaaattaaatgttttacgaTTGTACCTTGGGTATATAATGACCACGTATTTTATCGGTATTTACTAGCTTATCTATATCTACACCAGGGAATTTACGGCGCAACAAATCACGATCCATATGAGGATTGCGACGTAAGAGCATCATGGCCTCATTGCGAGAGCGActgaaatacaaagaaaaacaagATTAATGatcaatttaattcaaaaatatattgtttcaCTTACTTTTTGGCTTTGCGTTTTTCATTATAAAGTTTCTCACGATATTGCAAAAGGAATTTACGTACAGCTCTACCACCATAGCCAAGGGAACGTGATTTAATCCATTTAACATTCATTTGAGGAGGCAAAACATGTTCACAGTATCTGACATTAGAAAACGAAAACATTTTAGtgggtaaaaaaaataataagttaaaattttactacttACTTGTACATGAAGTTAATACCCAATTTATTGGCCACCAATTTCTTGGGCCTTTCACCGGTCTCTCCAGTCTCCAATAAGTGATAGGCTTTATTACGTTCCCTTACGACTGTTtctaaattttccatagaaattttCACTTTATCCAAACGATCGGGACTGGGAAACAATTCCATTTGATCGTTGCACTCATGTTCCATGGTCAATAGCATATTACGTTCCTTAAGTAAAACATACCATAATTGATGTAATTCCTTATTCGATTTAATACGCAACTCATCCAATTTCCAAGCTCTTCCAACCTTAACCTCATTTTCATTCCAATTTTTGGGATCAtcgaaaaattgcattaaatcaTTACGACGTGGTGTCGTCGAGAACTGGCGACTGACTGTTGTTGCAGCTAAAGGTGCAATTGATGTTTGCAAACATTGTGGTGCtctgcaaaataaaattttgttacataaaataaggaaaatataacaatatgCGTTCGTCAACAttactttaaaagttttgttgaaTTCTTTTGTGCTTGTTGCAAAGACAAGTTGCCAATGGTATAACAAAGATTCCTGACACTCTGTGTAACATTAATTACTTTGGTAATTCCGgacattttaatcaattttttaataaaaccggTGGGTATTTATTGTTCATCCACCGTTTTTAACaccacaaaaaagaaaacatgtaaAACAGCTGTGTTAATGTTGCCATACCGCTGAGTAATATTGTAATAGATtaaattaaagattattttatagaaatagtgTTGGCAACTTTAGAGCATAAATAAAAATCGcagaatttttaagataaatttgaGGAgtacaatatataatttttataattttagttttataaatttataaaggtACAAAGCTTTATGAGCTGTTTTGTACTATATTTGACATATATTTTGTAATCATTttgatgtaataaaatattttttatattaaagacaTACAATAAACATGCGATTTCAACTTGGTAACACTAATCTAAAAATGAGGCAATCCTAAGCTTATTTTATACTGGCAACTCTACGTCAGAGAATCGCGCCGGCGGCTTTGACCATCACGTTAAAGACGCCGCCGACTACAATTTCTCAGCTTAACACATTCTTGAGTTTTTTTACATGTAGTTTGAAAGTGTGCTGGCACTTTAAAGTGTAGGCATACTGTCAAATTCCACATACAAAAACTAAACTGAAGTCGCTGcgttttttcattcaaaatcgttgaaaatttaaacgCATTTGAGAACTTAGCCAGCTACAGTCGATATTTTTAGTGGCAGCCGCCGCCgtcgttaatatttgtcggcgcagggctCTACTCTACGTACGCCATTTTTCAGACATTGTTTTGTGAACTTAACTGCTGCCGTGTTTTTCGGCtattattatttgcatttttgtcGGCAAAACGGAaagaattgttaatattttttgtgaaaagtgaatCGTGACaacaatttgaataaaatattgcatagaattttaagaaaactataaaaacaaccATTAATTGTAAGTATTTAAAATGTgccttgaaaaaaaaaacaaacatttctgcAAGAGAAcgccatttttattttcttatacacaattttgcaaaaatgttcttgtttcatttttattgtGGCGTCGTTTTTTTTACTTAACCTATTTTTCTTTTGGATATTTTCTATATACCAGTTTTATTACTTAACAAAAGACGAGCATTTTGAAAATGGATAATAGCAATCTGGTAGAGAATCGTGAAAAGGATCGTGATCGCCGTGGACGTGGGGCACGTGGTTCCCGCTTTTCCGATGCCGATGCACCCGGCAGTACCGGTGGTGGTGGTAATGGCGGTGGCAGCGTTAATCGTGATCGCAGTCGAGAAAGACGCAATTGCCGCATTTACATTTCAAATATTCCATACGATTATCGCTGGCAAGATCTTAAAGATCTATTCAGACGTGTTGTTGGCTCTGTGGAATATGTTGAATTGTTCCATGATGAAAGTGGCAAAGCCCGCGGTTGTGGTATTGTTGAATTTAAAGATCCTGACAATGTGGAAAAGGCCTTGGAAAAAATGAATCGTTATGAGGTGAATGGCCGTGAATTGGTAGTGAAGGAAGATCATGGTGAACAGCGTGATCAATATGGTAGAATAATGCGTGATGGTGCtggaggtggtggtggtggcggcAATGTTGGCGGTGGCCGCGGTGGTGGTGGCTCTGTAGATCGTGGCGGTGATCGCGGTTTTTCTCGACGTGATGACGATCGATCGTAAGTagtttttatgagttttttttttaagttaagtttatttttcttgtaaGTCAAATGAAAGATTTCATTTGATTTATAAGAAAGATAAACagatcttttattattttataaagattttggaATAttgaaggaaattttaaaaaaattttgggtttttaaTGTTAAGTTTATGAAGAAGATATGCAACATCGGATGAATTTAGTATTTACTTaggattttttatcttttactgctaaatatctttataaattcGTTCATAA
This genomic window contains:
- the LOC111676551 gene encoding 39S ribosomal protein L47, mitochondrial, whose translation is MSGITKVINVTQSVRNLCYTIGNLSLQQAQKNSTKLLKAPQCLQTSIAPLAATTVSRQFSTTPRRNDLMQFFDDPKNWNENEVKVGRAWKLDELRIKSNKELHQLWYVLLKERNMLLTMEHECNDQMELFPSPDRLDKVKISMENLETVVRERNKAYHLLETGETGERPKKLVANKLGINFMYKYCEHVLPPQMNVKWIKSRSLGYGGRAVRKFLLQYREKLYNEKRKAKNRSRNEAMMLLRRNPHMDRDLLRRKFPGVDIDKLVNTDKIRGHYIPKVQS